In the Acidovorax sp. A79 genome, one interval contains:
- a CDS encoding OmpW family protein has product MKKNLLAVAALCALASGAALAQQAEGPWMVRARAVHLDSANKDSTPLGLTINDKTIPEVDVTYFFNKNIAAELILTVPQKHTLSASGTAIGSLKHLPPTLLLQYHFDAPGFKPYVGAGLNYTRFSGVKLPAGVDIDRNSFGPALQVGVDIPLQKNLYLNFDLKKVFIKTDVTAGGAKLGTFKADPVLVGVGLGWRF; this is encoded by the coding sequence ATGAAAAAGAACCTGCTGGCAGTAGCCGCCCTCTGCGCCCTGGCTTCCGGCGCCGCCCTGGCGCAACAGGCTGAAGGACCCTGGATGGTCCGCGCGCGCGCCGTGCACCTGGACAGTGCCAACAAGGACAGCACGCCCCTGGGCTTGACCATCAACGACAAGACCATCCCCGAAGTCGATGTCACGTACTTCTTCAACAAGAACATCGCGGCCGAACTGATCCTGACCGTGCCGCAAAAGCACACGCTGAGCGCCTCCGGCACGGCCATCGGCTCGCTCAAGCACCTGCCGCCCACGCTGCTGCTGCAATACCACTTCGATGCACCCGGCTTCAAGCCCTATGTGGGCGCGGGCCTGAACTACACGCGCTTTTCCGGCGTGAAGCTGCCCGCCGGCGTGGACATTGACCGCAACAGCTTCGGCCCCGCGCTGCAGGTGGGCGTGGACATTCCGCTGCAGAAGAATCTGTACCTCAACTTCGACCTGAAGAAGGTCTTCATCAAGACCGACGTGACGGCAGGCGGCGCCAAGCTGGGCACCTTCAAGGCAGACCCCGTGCTGGTGGGCGTGGGCCTGGGCTGGAGGTTCTAG
- a CDS encoding DUF808 domain-containing protein — translation MASGSLLALLDDIATILDDVALMTKVAAKKSAAMADDVSVMTKVAAQKTAGVLGDDLALNAQQVTGVRAEREIPVVWAVAKGSFINKVILVPAALLISAFAPWAVTPLLMIGGAFLCFEGFEKVAHKLLHAPHEDAAEHESHVLANANPAVDLVAFEKDKIKGAVRTDFILSAEIIAITLGTVASAPFVQQVTVLSGIAVIMTIGVYGLVAGIVKLDDLGLWLNGKASAVARALGSGILRAAPWLMKGLSVAGTAAMFLVGGGILVHGVPALHHAVDAAGEAAAQWPVGALWHVLVPNLLNAVVGIVAGGLVLAAVTLVQRLRGKSAAH, via the coding sequence ATGGCCTCTGGCAGCCTGCTTGCCCTGTTGGACGACATCGCCACCATCCTCGACGACGTGGCCCTGATGACAAAGGTGGCCGCCAAGAAGAGCGCGGCCATGGCGGACGACGTCTCGGTCATGACGAAGGTGGCCGCGCAGAAGACGGCCGGCGTGCTGGGCGACGACCTGGCCCTCAATGCCCAGCAGGTCACGGGGGTACGCGCCGAGCGCGAGATTCCGGTGGTGTGGGCCGTGGCCAAGGGGTCGTTCATCAACAAGGTGATCCTGGTGCCCGCGGCCTTGCTGATCAGCGCGTTCGCGCCCTGGGCCGTGACGCCGCTGCTCATGATTGGCGGTGCCTTCCTGTGCTTTGAAGGCTTTGAAAAAGTCGCCCACAAGCTGCTGCACGCCCCCCACGAAGACGCCGCCGAGCATGAAAGCCATGTGCTGGCCAATGCCAACCCCGCGGTGGACCTGGTGGCGTTCGAGAAGGACAAGATCAAGGGCGCGGTGCGCACCGACTTCATCCTGTCGGCAGAGATCATCGCCATCACGCTGGGGACCGTGGCGTCGGCGCCGTTTGTGCAGCAGGTCACCGTGCTGTCGGGCATCGCGGTCATCATGACCATCGGCGTATATGGCCTGGTGGCCGGCATCGTCAAGCTCGACGACCTGGGCCTGTGGCTGAACGGCAAGGCCAGCGCCGTGGCCAGGGCGCTGGGCTCGGGCATCCTGCGGGCCGCGCCGTGGCTCATGAAGGGCCTGTCCGTGGCGGGCACCGCCGCCATGTTCCTCGTGGGCGGCGGCATCCTGGTGCATGGAGTGCCCGCGCTGCACCATGCGGTGGATGCCGCTGGCGAGGCCGCCGCGCAATGGCCGGTGGGCGCCCTCTGGCATGTGCTGGTGCCCAACCTGCTCAACGCGGTGGTCGGCATCGTGGCGGGAGGCTTGGTGCTCGCAGCCGTCACGCTGGTGCAGCGCCTGCGCGGGAAATCCGCCGCGCATTGA
- a CDS encoding methyltransferase, with the protein MPGYLTKQEDIAITGAADLIIRSLLDKQQFSDPEGAAEALGISSAAWPLFGLLWPSGAQLAHRMASRPLRSGERVLEIGCGLALASLVCHRRGVDVTASDCHPLASAFLLENVRLNRMSPLKYRTGQWGADLTDTCADVQGRFDLIMGSDVLYERDARGSLANFLDRHAAESAQIWIVDPNRGNRSAFSKQMAALRFDVVEERLDHPALADVPAYKGRLLVYQRAPAVA; encoded by the coding sequence ATGCCCGGCTACCTGACCAAGCAAGAAGACATCGCCATCACCGGCGCGGCAGACCTGATCATCCGCTCGCTTCTGGACAAGCAGCAGTTTTCCGACCCGGAGGGTGCCGCCGAAGCGCTGGGCATCTCTTCCGCCGCCTGGCCGCTGTTCGGCCTGCTGTGGCCATCGGGGGCCCAGCTGGCGCACCGCATGGCCAGCCGCCCCCTGCGAAGCGGTGAGCGCGTGCTGGAGATCGGCTGCGGCCTGGCCCTGGCCAGCCTGGTGTGCCACCGGCGCGGCGTGGACGTGACCGCCAGCGACTGCCACCCCCTGGCATCGGCCTTCCTGCTGGAGAACGTGCGGCTCAACCGCATGTCGCCGCTCAAGTACCGCACCGGGCAATGGGGAGCCGACTTGACCGACACCTGCGCCGATGTGCAAGGCCGGTTCGACCTCATCATGGGCAGCGACGTCCTGTACGAGCGCGACGCACGAGGCAGCCTGGCCAACTTCCTCGACCGCCATGCGGCCGAAAGCGCGCAGATCTGGATCGTGGACCCCAACCGCGGCAACCGCTCCGCCTTCAGCAAGCAGATGGCCGCGCTGCGTTTTGACGTGGTGGAAGAGCGCCTGGACCACCCCGCGCTGGCCGATGTTCCTGCGTACAAAGGGCGGCTGCTGGTGTATCAGCGCGCCCCTGCAGTGGCCTGA